A single Orcinus orca chromosome 2, mOrcOrc1.1, whole genome shotgun sequence DNA region contains:
- the C2H14orf132 gene encoding uncharacterized protein C14orf132 homolog: MDLSFMAAQLPMMGGAFMDSPNEDFSTEYSLFNSSTNVHAASNGQGQPEEPPRSSNDAVLLWIAIIATLGNIVVVGVVYAFTF, translated from the coding sequence CTGCCCATGATGGGAGGCGCCTTCATGGACTCGCCCAACGAGGACTTCAGCACCGAGTACTCCCTCTTTAACTCCTCCACCAACGTGCACGCGGCCTCCAACGGCCAAGGTCAGCCCGAGGAGCCGCCAAGGTCGTCCAACGATGCCGTCTTGCTCTGGATCGCCATCATAGCGACGCTGGGGAACATTGTCGTGGTGGGGGTGGTGTATGCCTTCACCTTCTGA